One window of the Cryptomeria japonica chromosome 7, Sugi_1.0, whole genome shotgun sequence genome contains the following:
- the LOC131028409 gene encoding protein argonaute 3-like: protein MDGRGNSRQGEPWNARGKQKWEPLQSGQGSARERAREIDLLVNHFKVKFVPNKEIIQYKVDIIGAPSQGVSGSRTNMSMAVKKYIMNKFIEDNLRNKSLMYDGTDNLYSPMELEQEDFIVEPSRGKKYRVKLERVASSSVTEFLGNESGHVTVKQEFLQKLDAAVKEHLRRNYIIVGQGFYKNPSCLDYGTVAENGFSMSLRRTAQGLNLIVDYSITAFYVEIPVLKYLEANGIRMPLDVERALKGLQVTVKNRQPGQKFTVVGLTKHVTKEIKFNTDEGGEDTSIVDYYKKLPCLELIKKPGEQNFVQMEFCQICEGQRVVEDNLNSEHEKALKRVVSLPERREKIVQIIKSEQGPSGGGPYLAGFEMTLHPEMTQVTGRVLDAPVLMLGNKKGTKKKLTPGNDKRQWNMTRENKKTVFDGKILNNWGIIHFSKIPNKQMDVVNKFRDKIVRRFIEVGINVKQKPVIFEDVEEDILNNVVKLKKELQKIHSERNNELEILICIVDSSKHPGFKNLKFICEIEIGLTTQCCLFHQSVKKCANLYHRNDPCFKKNQNFASQYLTNFALEVNVKLGGSNVALLQSHSNQIPCIDDSDVVYFGADVNHPRNHDQEFPSIAAVVMSINWPDSNRYVFRIQRQKHRQEMISKLGDMCKELLQEYKETNNKRLPKNVIFFRNGIGDWQFDEVRKKELEALKDAFMELETDYNPKLTFIIAQKRHHTRLFRKSGDQNVPSGTVVDSAEIVYPSEINFYLCSHHNELGTSKVTHYYVLCNEIGFSSEKLQTLIYHLCFTSATRTKPVSIVPPVYYADLAACRGRLYVEALKGLSSSDSDSSLSNCNSSFNILLRGEKSMFFI from the exons ATGGACGGTAGAGGTAATAGTCGGCAAGGCGAACCATGGAATGCAAGAGGTAAACAAAAGTGGGAGCCTCTGCAGAGTGGTCAAGGAAGCGCTCGAGAGAGAGCGAGGGAAATTGATCTCTTGGTGAATCATTTCAAGGTCAAATTCGTTCCCAATAAGGAGATAATCCAATACAAAGTGGACATAATCGGCGCACCTTCTCAGGGGGTTTCTGGAAGCCGGACTAATATGTCTATGGCAGTTAAGAAATACATTATGAACAAATTCATTGAAGACAATTTGCGCAATAAAAGTCTTATGTACGACGGAACAGACAACCTGTATAGCCCAATGGAATTGGAACAGGAAGATTTTATAGTGGAGCCCTCTAGAGGCAAAAAATATAGGGTAAAATTGGAGAGAGTGGCGTCATCAAGTGTTACGGAGTTTCTTGGTAATGAAAGCGGCCATGTGACTGTGAAGCAGGAGTTCTTGCAGAAGTTGGATGCGGCTGTAAAGGAGCATCTCAGAAGAAACTACATAATTGTGGGACAAGGTTTCTACAAAAATCCAAGTTGCCTTGATTATGGCACTGTAGCTGAAAATGGGTTTTCAATGAGTCTCAGACGAACGGCCCAGGGACTAAATCTTATTGTTGATTATTCTATCACGGCCTTCTACGTAGAAATCCCCGTTCTGAAATATTTGGAGGCGAACGGTATTCGAATGCCTCTTGATGTTGAAAGAGCTCTGAAAGGTTTGCAGGTGACCGTCAAAAACAGGCAGCCGGGACAAAAGTTCACTGTGGTGGGACTCACTAAACATGTTACTAAAGAGATCAAGTTCAATACAGATGAGGGAGGGGAGGATACAAGTATTGTGGATTACTACAAGAAACTTCCTTGTCTGGAGCTGATCAAGAAGCCCGGTGAACAAAATTTTGTTCAGATGGAGTTTTGTCAGATTTGTGAAGGGCAGAGGGTTGTCGAGGATAATTTGAACTCTGAGCATGAAAAAGCATTGAAGAGGGTTGTCAGCCTGCCGGAGAGGAGGGAAAAAATCGTTCAAATAATTAAAAGCGAACAAGGACCTTCCGGAGG CGGTCCTTACCTTGCCGGTTTCGAAATGACTCTGCACCCCGAAATGACCCAAGTGACAGGACGTGTACTAGACGCACCTGTGCTAATGTTGGGCAACAAGAAGGGCACCAAAAAGAAGCTGACGCCAGGGAACGATAAGAGGCAATGGAACATGACTAGGGAGAACAAGAAAACTGTTTTCGATGGGAAAATCCTTAATAATTGGGGAATAATACACTTCTCCAAAATCCCCAACAAGCAAATGGATGTGGTGAATAAGTTTAGAGACAAAATTGTGAGAAGGTTCATAGAGGTAGGTATCAATGTCAAACAAAAGCCCGTCATATTCGAAGATGTAGAAGAGGACATATTAAACAATGTGGTAAAGCTAAAGAAAGAACTACAGAAAATCCATAGCGAAAGGAACAATGAGCTGGAGATTTTAATCTGTATAGTGGATTCAAGCAAGCACCCTGGATTCAAAAACCTCAAGTTTATCTGCGAGATCGAAATAGGCCTGACAACGCAATGCTGCCTGTTTCATCAAAGTGTGAAAAAATGTGCTAATCTTTACCATCGGAATGATCCCTGTTTCAAGAAGAACCAAAATTTTGCCTCCCAATATTTGACAAATTTTGCTCTTGAAGTCAATGTCAAGTTAGGCGGGAGCAATGTGGCTCTCTTGCAAAGCCATTCGAATCAGATACCTTGTATTGATGACTCTGACGTGGTGTATTTTGGAGCGGACGTGAATCATCCGAGAAATCACGATCAAGAATTCCCGTCAATTGCCGCTGTTGTTATGAGCATAAACTGGCCCGATTCCAACCGCTACGTCTTCAGAATTCAACGGCAGAAACACCGTCAGGAAATGATTTCAAAGCTGGGAGACATGTGTAAAGAATTGCTACAAGAGTATAAGGAAACCAACAACAAAAGATTGCCCAAAaatgttatatttttcagaaatGGGATAGGTGACTGGCAGTTTGATGAGGTCCGCAAGAAAGAGTTGGAAGCATTGAAGGATGCATTCATGGAGTTAGAAACAGATTATAATCCAAAACTTACTTTCATAATAGCGCAGAAGCGGCATCACACAAGGCTGTTCCGGAAATCAGGAGACCAAAACGTGCCATCTGGGACAGTTGTGGACAGTGCTGAAATTGTTTACCCATCGGAGATTAACTTCTATCTGTGCAGTCACCATAACGAGCTGGGTACCAGCAAGGTAACGCATTATTACGTTCTGTGTAACGAAATCGGGTTCAGTTCAGAGAAGCTGCAGACACTCATTTACCATCTATGTTTCACATCCGCCACCCGCACAAAGCCTGTCTCGATCGTGCCTCCCGTTTATTATGCTGACCTGGCAGCATGCAGAGGTCGACTGTATGTCGAAGCACTGAAGGGTCTTTCTTCATCGGATAGTGACAGTTCTTTATCGAATTGTAACAGTAGTTTCAATATACTACTTCGGGGCGAGAAATCCATGTTTTTCATTTGA